A region from the Haliaeetus albicilla chromosome 16, bHalAlb1.1, whole genome shotgun sequence genome encodes:
- the RTN4RL2 gene encoding reticulon-4 receptor-like 2, whose amino-acid sequence MRSPTAGDLPQGGRLAALLLAALAWVPGRAPACPALCTCYVSPPTVSCQANNFSSVPAGLPPGARRLFLQNNIIGALRAGTFGPSTVTLWLYSNNISSIQPGTFRHLPALEELDLGDNPHLRVLAPDTFRGLRRLQALHLYRCQLASLPSAIFRGLHSLQYLYLQENGLLYLQDDLFADLANLSHLFLHGNRVRALSEGVFRGLPSLDRLLLHANRLVTIHRRAFRGLARLTILYLFNNSLAALPGDPLAALPALQFLRLNANPWACDCRARPLWAWFQRTRVSSSPVPCASPPHRRGTDLRHLRPRDFDACPEEEEEEEGDGGGGVAVMGTPGRALGRPGTLPAAPPSAFYRDGLPPHDLRGPQPRPPPPSRDSRGPPGDARCPQAPCAPMAAAAPRQPHVLLPLLGLLLPQL is encoded by the exons ATGCGGTCCCCCACGGCTGGGGACCTGCCCCAAG GCGGGCGCCTGGCGGCCCTGCTGCTGGCGGCGCTGGCGTGGGTGCCCGGCAGGGCGCCCGCCTGCCCCGCGCTCTGCACCTGCTACGTCTCGCCGCCCACCGTCAGCTGCCAGGCCAACAACTTCTCCTCGGTGCCCGCGGGGCTCCCGCCCGGCGCCCGCCGCCTCTTCCTGCAGAACAACATCATCGGGGCGCTGCGGGCGGGCACCTTCGGGCCCAGCACCGTCACCCTCTGGCTCTACTCCAACAACATCTCCTCCATCCAGCCGGGCACCTTCCGCCACCTGCCCGCCCTGGAGGAGCTCGACCTGGGTGACAACCCCCACCTCCGCGTCCTGGCCCCCGACACCTTCCGCGGCCTCCGGCGCCTCCAGGCCCTGCACCTCTACCGGTGCCAGCTGGCCAGCCTGCCCAGCGCCATCTTCCGCGGCCTCCACAGCCTCCAGTACCTCTACCTGCAGGAGAACGGGCTGCTCTACCTGCAG GACGACCTCTTTGCTGACCTGGCCAACCTGAGCCACCTCTTCCTACACGGGAACCGGGTGCGGGCGCTATCGGAGGGTGTCTTCCGAGGGTTGCCCAGCCTGGACCGCCTGCTGCTGCACGCCAACCGCCTGGTCACCATCCACCGCCGCGCCTTCCGGGGCCTGGCCCGCCTCACCATCCTCTACCTGTTCAACAACAGCCTGGCGGCGCTGCCCGGGGACCCGCTggccgccctgcccgccctccAGTTCCTGCGCCTCAACGCCAACCCCTGGGCCTGCGACTGCCGCGCTCGCCCGCTCTGGGCTTGGTTCCAGCGCACCCGCGTCTCCAGCTCCCCCGTCCCCTGTGCCAGCCCCCCGCACCGCCGCGGCACCGACCTGCGCCACCTCCGCCCCCGCGACTTCGATGCCTgccccgaggaggaggaggaggaggagggagatggCGGCGGTGGGGTGGCGGTGATGGGCACCCCTGGACGGGCACTGGGTCGCCCCGGCACCctcccggccgcgccgccctcCGCTTTCTACCGCGACGGCCTGCCCCCCCACGACCTGCGGGGACCCCAGCCCCGGCCACCCCCTCCTTCCCGCGACTCCCGCGGCCCCCCCGGGGATGCCCGCTGCCCCCAGGCACCCTGTGCCCCCATGgccgccgctgccccccgccagccccacgtcctcctgcccctcctgggtctgctcctgccccagctctga
- the TIMM10 gene encoding mitochondrial import inner membrane translocase subunit Tim10, which produces MDPLRAQQLAAELEVDMMADMYNRMTQACHRKCVPPHYKDAELSKGESVCLDRCVAKYLEVHERMGKKLTELSLQDEELLKRVQQGTGTA; this is translated from the exons ATGGACCCGCTGCGGGCCCAGCAGCTGGCGGCCGAGCTGGAGGTTGACATGATGGCCGACATGTACAACCG GATGACGCAGGCGTGCCACCGAAAGTGCGTCCCCCCCCACTACAAGGACGCGGAGCTGTCGAAGGGGGAGAGTGTGTGCCTGGACCGCTGCGTGGCCAAGTACCTGGAGGTCCACGAGAGGATGGGCAAGAAGCTGACGGAGCTGTCACTGCAGGACGAGGAACTCCTCAAGCGCGTGCAGCAGGGCACTGGCACTGCCTGA
- the SMTNL1 gene encoding smoothelin-like protein 1 isoform X2, translating to MEPQADANTPTLDTPTPDSPTPSTPGPGTPSRPPAGPGDGGSEEGSREAGADGGDGQGTGAAGDVGGDTEAAQDVGCDAGAEAAGGAGGGAGAKAPEDAGSNAKAAADRGAEEGTMGGAVKGPQEEAGTGPAAAVSTQGQQEPTWLQDEEDEPWPEFPSCSSPGGATSPMSPTSPMSPTSPMSPTSPASPTSPTSPAAGTTGGSGGGESSAPVEGLRGRTPPGTTGLRPRLRPEGAGGWPHASARAQGRSAILEKFGGAATGPAPHLKRTGGTTAVKAMLLEWCRARTRGYQHVDVQNFSGSWGSGLAFCALLHSFFPDAFDYGSLEPGARRHNFALAFATAEERAGCAPLLEVEDMVRLPVPDAKCIYTYLQELYRCLVAKGLVKTKKR from the exons ATGGAGCCCCAGGCAGACGCCAACACCCCCACCCTGGACACCCCCACCCCGGACAgccccacccccagcacccccggCCCAGGCACCCCCTCTCGCCCCCCCGCGGGACCAGGGGATGGGGGGTcagaggagggcagcagggaagcGGGGGCTGACGGGGGCGATGGCCAGGGGACAGGGGCAgcaggggatgtggggggggaCACCGAGGCGGCTCAGGATGTGGGGTGTGATGCCGGGGCAGAGGCAGCCGGGGGTGCCggtgggggggccggggccaaAGCACCGGAGGATGCCGGGAGCAATGCCAAGGCAGCGGCAGACAGGGGTGCTGAGGAGGGTACCATGGGGGGTGCTGTGAAGGGGCCCCAGGAGGAGGCCGGGAcggggccagcagcagcagtcagcaCCCAGGGCCAGCAG GAGCCCACCTGGCTGCAGGACGAGGAGGACGAGCCGTGGCCCGAGTTCCCCTCCTGCTCATCCCCAGGAGGGGCCACcagccccatgtcccccacatcccccatgtcccccacatcccccatgtcccccacatccccagcatcccccacGTCTCCCACCTCCCCTGCAG CTGGCACCACCGGGGGCTCAGGGGGCGGCGAGag CAGTGCGCCGGtggaggggctgcggggccggACACCCCCCGGGACGACAGGGCTGAGGCCAAGGCTGAGGCCAgagggggccggggggtggCCGCATGCGAGTGCCCGGGCACAGGGGCGCAGCGCCATCCTGGAGAAGTTTGGAGG GGCAGCCACGGGGCCGGCCCCACACCTGAAGCGGACAGGGGGCACCACCGCGGTGAAGGCCATGCTGCTGGAGTGGTGCCGCGCCAGGACTCGTGGCTACCAG CATGTGGACGTGCAGAACTTCTCGGGGAGCTGGGGCAGCGGCCTGGCCTTCTGTGCCCTCCTGCACAGCTTCTTCCCTGACGCCTTCGACTACGGCAGCCTGGAGCCTGGTGCCCGCCGGCACAACTTTGCCTTGGCCTTTGCCACCGCCGA GGAGCGGGCAGGCTGCGCCCCGCTGCTGGAGGTAGAGGACATGGTGCGGCTGCCGGTGCCGGACGCCAAGTGCATCTACACCTACCTGCAGGAGCTGTACCGCTGCCTGGTGGCCAAGGGCCTGGTGAAGACCAAGAAGCGCtga
- the SMTNL1 gene encoding smoothelin-like protein 1 isoform X1 produces the protein MEPQADANTPTLDTPTPDSPTPSTPGPGTPSRPPAGPGDGGSEEGSREAGADGGDGQGTGAAGDVGGDTEAAQDVGCDAGAEAAGGAGGGAGAKAPEDAGSNAKAAADRGAEEGTMGGAVKGPQEEAGTGPAAAVSTQGQQEPTWLQDEEDEPWPEFPSCSSPGGATSPMSPTSPMSPTSPMSPTSPASPTSPTSPAAGTTGGSGGGESTAQPRAGPPICAREWHPQRCPHPHPRGHPGARSSAPVEGLRGRTPPGTTGLRPRLRPEGAGGWPHASARAQGRSAILEKFGGAATGPAPHLKRTGGTTAVKAMLLEWCRARTRGYQHVDVQNFSGSWGSGLAFCALLHSFFPDAFDYGSLEPGARRHNFALAFATAEERAGCAPLLEVEDMVRLPVPDAKCIYTYLQELYRCLVAKGLVKTKKR, from the exons ATGGAGCCCCAGGCAGACGCCAACACCCCCACCCTGGACACCCCCACCCCGGACAgccccacccccagcacccccggCCCAGGCACCCCCTCTCGCCCCCCCGCGGGACCAGGGGATGGGGGGTcagaggagggcagcagggaagcGGGGGCTGACGGGGGCGATGGCCAGGGGACAGGGGCAgcaggggatgtggggggggaCACCGAGGCGGCTCAGGATGTGGGGTGTGATGCCGGGGCAGAGGCAGCCGGGGGTGCCggtgggggggccggggccaaAGCACCGGAGGATGCCGGGAGCAATGCCAAGGCAGCGGCAGACAGGGGTGCTGAGGAGGGTACCATGGGGGGTGCTGTGAAGGGGCCCCAGGAGGAGGCCGGGAcggggccagcagcagcagtcagcaCCCAGGGCCAGCAG GAGCCCACCTGGCTGCAGGACGAGGAGGACGAGCCGTGGCCCGAGTTCCCCTCCTGCTCATCCCCAGGAGGGGCCACcagccccatgtcccccacatcccccatgtcccccacatcccccatgtcccccacatccccagcatcccccacGTCTCCCACCTCCCCTGCAG CTGGCACCACCGGGGGCTCAGGGGGCGGCGAGag CACCGCACAGCCCCGGGCTGGTCCACCCATTTGTGCCCGTGAGTGGCACCCACAGCGGTGCCCTCACCCCCACCCACGAGGCCACCCTGGTGCCCGCAGCAGTGCGCCGGtggaggggctgcggggccggACACCCCCCGGGACGACAGGGCTGAGGCCAAGGCTGAGGCCAgagggggccggggggtggCCGCATGCGAGTGCCCGGGCACAGGGGCGCAGCGCCATCCTGGAGAAGTTTGGAGG GGCAGCCACGGGGCCGGCCCCACACCTGAAGCGGACAGGGGGCACCACCGCGGTGAAGGCCATGCTGCTGGAGTGGTGCCGCGCCAGGACTCGTGGCTACCAG CATGTGGACGTGCAGAACTTCTCGGGGAGCTGGGGCAGCGGCCTGGCCTTCTGTGCCCTCCTGCACAGCTTCTTCCCTGACGCCTTCGACTACGGCAGCCTGGAGCCTGGTGCCCGCCGGCACAACTTTGCCTTGGCCTTTGCCACCGCCGA GGAGCGGGCAGGCTGCGCCCCGCTGCTGGAGGTAGAGGACATGGTGCGGCTGCCGGTGCCGGACGCCAAGTGCATCTACACCTACCTGCAGGAGCTGTACCGCTGCCTGGTGGCCAAGGGCCTGGTGAAGACCAAGAAGCGCtga
- the LOC138689427 gene encoding ubiquitin-conjugating enzyme E2 L5-like: MAGRIAKELAEARQWDGARELRPLEGDLRRWGGLLLPNNPPYNAGAFRFELTFSPHHPLAPPRATLRTSIYHPGVDPDGCVCQPLTSTQHWVPTTRAVQVLQDLLLLLDSPDPQRVLRQDLACELQHQPQVFWRRAEEHTRRHAERRPDPPGP, from the exons ATGGCCGGCAGGATCGCCAAG GAGCTGGCGGAGGCGCGGCAGTGGGACGGGGCGCGCGAGCTGCGGCCGCTGGAGGGGGACCTGcggcggtggggggggctgctgctgccc AACAACCCCCCATACAACGCAGGCGCCTTCCGCTTCGAGCTGaccttctccccccaccacccGCTGGCCCCCCCCCGCGCCACCCTCCGCACCAGCATCTACCACCCCGGCGTGGACCCTGATGGCTGCGTCTGCCAGCCCCTCACCTCCACCCAGCACTGGGTGCCCACCACCCGTGCTGTCCAAG tgctgcaggacctgctgctgctgctggacagCCCAGACCCCCAGCGGGTGCTGCGGCAGGATCTGGCCTGTGAGctccagcaccagccccaggtTTTCTGGCGCCGGGCAGAGGAACACACCCGACGCCACGCTGAGCGGCGGCCCGACCCCCCTGGCCCCTGA
- the SERPING1 gene encoding plasma protease C1 inhibitor, producing MPTVMLCLPLVWLVAAATATVTPVPTAEASSRLLQLHRQHLMLLVSPHPAPGSLGDVGSPVLPAPTTHAHPEELPSSDAPLKAAEPPSPNAPEGAPEEPGTLTHRSTAASTPSTTQGPPSTLGTSAPPCPGDEEPAEVCGVPTGEQQAAVAEALGTFALRFYQHMAEAAQPDANLLFSPINIAMGLSHLLLGTRGETRERLGAILAYPPELTCVHGALQQLADAPGLFSAVQIFHDPELRLQPRFLNESWHFYRVRPRTLSGNESLDLLHINEWVRKASRGLLPSLLPTLPPQPRLLLLSAVHLQAAWRTPLEVKQTVPLPFLRPGRPPRLVPTMTSKKYPVASFIDPHLQVQVGRLELSEGLSLVVLVPQGPPGALGTLERALDPPTFLGLLQRAARTPLQATALALPRLRLDLALDVVAMVHDMDYGLFLDAELCGLARGPVVAVDAARHRAVLVLDEAGVEAAGAMATSVARTVLLLDALRPFLFVLWHDAGAVPLFMGRLSDPQP from the exons ATGCCCACCGTGATGCTCTGTCTGCCCCTGGTGTGGCTGGTGGCCGCAGCCACAGCCACTGTCACCCCG GTGCCCACGGCAGAGGCCTCTTCCAGgttgctgcagctgcacagacAGCACCTGATGCTGCTGGTgtccccccatcctgccccaggCTCGCTGGGGGATGTGGGGTCACCCGTCCTGCCTGCGCCCACCACCCATGCCCACCCCGAGGAGCTGCCCAGCTCGGATGCCCCCCTCAAGGCTGcagagccccccagccccaacgCGCCTGAGGGAGCACCCGAGGAGCCGGGCACCTTGACCCACAGGAGCACAGCAGCATCCACACCCAGCACCACCCAGGGCCCCCCTAGCACCCTGGGCACCAGCGCCCCACCGTGCCCCGGGGATGAGGAGCCAGCTGAGGTCTGCGGGGTGCCCAcgggggagcagcaggcagccgTGGCCGAGGCGCTGGGCACCTTCGCCCTCCGCTTCTACCAGCACATGGCGGAGGCTGCCCAGCCCGATGCCAACCTGCTCTTCTCCCCCATCAACATCGCCATGGGGCTCTCGCACCTCCTGCTGG GCACCCGCGGTGAGACCCGTGAGCGCCTGGGCGCCATCCTGGCATACCCACCGGAGCTGACCTGCGTGCACGGCGCCCTGCAGCAGCTCGCCGACGCACCCGGCCTCTTCTCCGCCGTGCAGATCTTCCATGACCCAG AGCTGCGCCTCCAGCCACGCTTCCTCAATGAGTCGTGGCACTTCTACCGCGTCCGCCCACGGACACTGAGTGGCAACGAGAGCCTGGACCTGCTGCACATCAACGAGTGGGTGCGCAAGGCCAGCCgggggctgctgcccagcctcctgcccacactacccccccagccccgcctgctgctgctcagcgCCGTCCACCTCCAAG CTGCCTGGCGCACGCCGCTGGAGGTCAAACAGACGGTGCCGCTGCCCTTCCTGCGCCCCGGGCGCCCCCCCCGCCTGGTGCCCACCATGACCAGCAAGAAGTACCCGGTGGCCTCCTTCATCGACCCCCACCTGCAGGTCCAG GTGGGGCGGCTGGAGCTGAGCGAGGGCCTGAGCCTGGTGGTGCTGGTGCCACAGGGGCCCCCGGGGGCACTGGGGACCCTGGAGCGGGCGCTGGACCCCCCCAccttcctggggctgctgcagcgGGCAGCCCGCACCCCGCTTCAGGCCACCGCCCTAGCCCTGCCCCGCCTGCGCCTCGACCTCGCCCTGGACGTGGTGGCCATGGTCCACGACATGG ACTACGGGCTGTTCCTGGACGCGGAGCTGTGCGGGCTGGCACGGGGCCCAGTGGTGGCGGTGGATGCAGCGAGGCACCGAGCGGTGCTGGTGCTGGACGAGGCCGGCGTGGAGGCGGCGGGCGCCATGGCCACCTCAGTGGCGCGCACGGTCCTGCTGCTGGATGCCCTGCGCCCCTTCCTCTTCGTCCTCTGGCATGATGCCGGCGCCGTCCCTCTCTTCATGGGCCGCCTCAGCGACCCCCAGCCCTGA
- the YPEL4 gene encoding protein yippee-like 4 → MPPPRRRLPPAAHLPPRTFHSYLPRSHRTYSCVHCRAHLARHEELISKSFQGSHGRAYLFNSVVNVGCGPAEQRLLLTGLHSVADIFCQSCKTTLGWKYEQAFESSQKYKEGKFIIEMSHMVKENGWD, encoded by the exons atgccccccccccggcgccgcCTGCCCCCCGCCGCCCACCTGCCCCCCAGGACCTTCCACAGCTACCTGCCCCGCTCCCACCGCACCTACAGCTGCGTCCACTGCCGGGCCCACCTGGCCAGGCACGAGGAGCTCATCTCCAAG TCCTTCCAGGGCAGCCATGGCCGTGCCTACCTGTTCAACTCCGT GGTGAACGTGGGCTGTGGCCCGGCGGAGCAGCGGCTGCTGCTGACGGGACTGCACTCGGTGGCTGACATCTTCTGCCAGAGCTGCAAGACCACCCTGGGCTGGAAATAC GAGCAGGCCTTCGAGAGCAGCCAGAAGTACAAGGAGGGGAAGTTCATCATCGAGATGTCGCACATGGTGAAGGAGAACGGCTGGGACTGA